One part of the [Pantoea] beijingensis genome encodes these proteins:
- a CDS encoding anion permease, translating to MKAISAITSPAQTATASAGKKNHLLFMILPVLVAVLLLLVPVPAGLEPYAWHFFAIFVGVIVGLIFEPLPGAVIGLTGVVVIALCSQWLLFSPAEMAAPKFKLASQSFQWAVSGFGNSTVWLIFGAFMFAAGYDKTQFGRRLALILVKYLGRRSLTLGYAITFADLLLAPFTPSNTARSGGTIYPIIANLPPLYGSKPNDPSARKIGSYLMWIAITAACITSSMFLSALAPNLLALALVKSIVGIDISWGNWFIAFLPLGVLLILTMPLMVYWLYPPEVKINDEVPRWARQELEKLGKLSRNEILLLVFVCAALLMWIFATAWIEPALAALLVIVLMLWTGVLEWKDITGNKAAWNTFAWFATLVALADGLSRVGFIAWLGKEGGALLSGISPEMATILLLVAFFLLHYLFASTTAHTTALLPAMLTIASTIPGINMQVFCLMMVTSLGIMGIITPYGTGPSPIYYGSGYLPTADYWRLGTIFGAIFLIALLVVGYPWMVMIF from the coding sequence ATGAAAGCGATATCAGCTATAACCTCTCCCGCTCAGACCGCAACGGCCTCCGCAGGAAAAAAAAATCATCTATTATTTATGATCTTACCCGTACTGGTTGCCGTTTTGCTGCTATTAGTGCCGGTACCCGCAGGATTAGAACCTTATGCCTGGCATTTCTTTGCCATCTTTGTGGGAGTCATTGTCGGTTTGATCTTTGAACCGCTGCCCGGTGCAGTGATTGGCCTAACGGGTGTCGTGGTCATCGCACTCTGTAGCCAGTGGCTTTTGTTTAGTCCGGCGGAGATGGCCGCGCCCAAATTCAAGCTTGCGTCCCAGTCTTTCCAATGGGCAGTGAGTGGATTCGGTAATTCTACGGTATGGCTGATTTTTGGCGCCTTTATGTTTGCTGCGGGCTACGATAAAACCCAGTTTGGTCGCCGTCTGGCACTGATTTTGGTGAAATACCTGGGCCGTCGCAGCCTGACGCTTGGCTATGCCATCACCTTTGCCGATCTCCTGCTGGCACCGTTCACCCCTTCAAATACCGCACGCAGTGGGGGAACTATCTATCCGATTATAGCTAACCTGCCTCCATTATATGGTTCTAAACCAAACGACCCGAGTGCACGTAAAATTGGCTCTTATCTGATGTGGATAGCGATCACCGCGGCCTGTATCACCAGCTCCATGTTTCTCTCCGCACTTGCGCCAAATTTGCTCGCGCTGGCGCTGGTAAAAAGCATCGTCGGCATTGATATTTCATGGGGTAATTGGTTTATCGCCTTCCTGCCACTCGGCGTATTACTCATTTTGACCATGCCATTGATGGTCTACTGGCTCTATCCACCCGAGGTCAAAATTAACGACGAAGTGCCTCGCTGGGCTCGCCAGGAGCTGGAGAAATTAGGCAAGTTATCACGCAATGAGATTCTGCTTTTAGTGTTTGTCTGCGCTGCGCTATTAATGTGGATTTTTGCTACCGCCTGGATCGAGCCGGCTTTGGCAGCCCTGTTGGTAATCGTTCTGATGCTATGGACAGGTGTGCTCGAATGGAAAGATATTACCGGCAACAAAGCGGCCTGGAACACCTTTGCCTGGTTTGCCACCCTTGTTGCGCTGGCAGACGGCTTATCACGCGTTGGATTTATCGCCTGGTTGGGCAAAGAAGGCGGAGCTCTGCTCAGCGGCATCTCACCAGAAATGGCCACCATCCTGCTGCTGGTCGCGTTCTTCCTGCTGCACTATTTATTTGCCAGTACTACCGCACATACCACTGCACTGTTACCCGCAATGCTTACCATTGCGTCGACCATTCCCGGCATAAACATGCAAGTATTCTGTCTAATGATGGTCACCTCGCTGGGGATCATGGGAATTATCACCCCTTACGGAACGGGCCCCAGCCCTATTTATTATGGCAGCGGTTACCTGCCCACTGCGGATTACTGGCGATTAGGAACTATTTTCGGCGCAATCTTCCTTATCGCGTTACTGGTTGTCGGCTATCCATGGATGGTGATGATTTTCTAA
- a CDS encoding FAD:protein FMN transferase yields the protein MPDEEGIYTYSAVLMGSPILLRLFEHNQDLASRVFRLIKQQENIFTVNRPHSEVMAINHAAGRHAVEVSPQVFYLIKRAKAVSMLKDSCFNLAIGPLVKRWKIGFQGNRVPPDEELQALLALTDPGLVILNEQDRSVMLEKAGMEIDLGAIAKGYIADVVRDYLQQQHIEHALINLGGNVQTLGVPDSSGQQHWAIGLKAPFSSPDALIGVINVNNKSVVTSGIYERYFELDGRRYHHILDSKSGYPLDNELLSVTVISTHSIDGDIFTTLLYGMGVEKGLRYLAGLPEIEAIFVTKDRQVIFSSQHQFSFTLIDNRYHMA from the coding sequence ATGCCAGATGAAGAAGGTATTTATACGTATTCTGCAGTATTGATGGGATCCCCCATTCTGCTCAGGTTATTTGAACATAATCAGGATCTGGCCTCTCGTGTTTTCAGGCTGATTAAACAACAGGAAAATATTTTTACGGTTAATCGCCCACACTCTGAAGTGATGGCGATTAATCATGCTGCAGGTCGCCATGCTGTGGAGGTCAGTCCGCAGGTGTTTTACCTGATCAAACGCGCCAAAGCCGTGAGTATGCTGAAGGATAGCTGCTTTAATCTTGCTATCGGCCCGCTAGTTAAGCGCTGGAAGATTGGATTTCAGGGTAATCGTGTTCCACCTGACGAAGAATTGCAGGCTCTGCTGGCGCTAACCGATCCTGGCCTCGTCATTCTTAATGAGCAGGACCGTTCGGTGATGCTTGAGAAAGCCGGTATGGAAATTGACCTGGGTGCCATTGCGAAAGGTTATATTGCTGATGTCGTGCGCGACTATCTGCAGCAACAGCATATTGAACATGCACTGATCAACTTGGGCGGCAACGTGCAAACTCTCGGCGTTCCTGATAGCAGTGGACAGCAGCACTGGGCTATTGGTCTGAAAGCCCCTTTTTCCTCTCCCGATGCCCTGATTGGTGTGATCAACGTAAATAATAAGTCCGTTGTGACATCCGGCATATACGAGCGCTACTTTGAACTGGATGGACGGCGTTATCACCATATTCTTGATAGCAAAAGCGGTTATCCCCTGGATAATGAACTACTGAGCGTTACCGTTATTTCTACGCATTCTATCGATGGGGATATCTTTACAACACTGCTGTATGGCATGGGTGTTGAAAAAGGGCTTCGCTATCTCGCTGGACTACCGGAGATTGAAGCCATTTTTGTCACCAAAGATCGCCAGGTTATCTTTTCCTCGCAGCACCAGTTTTCGTTTACTTTGATAGATAACCGCTACCACATGGCCTGA
- a CDS encoding 3-hydroxy-fatty acyl-ACP dehydratase yields MSHYLAPAVYLPHDAPMLLLEQVVSVAENTAHCRVTVNREGVLAPFLDAENNLPGWYALELMAQTVGVWSGWHRHQRGQQSIALGMVLGARELICASGALPAGATLEIKVTLLMQDTRFGSFDCAIYTAEELLASGRVNTFQPTEEELTSLFNQGITV; encoded by the coding sequence ATGAGCCATTATCTGGCCCCGGCGGTCTATTTGCCACATGATGCGCCTATGTTGTTACTGGAACAGGTGGTCAGCGTCGCTGAGAATACGGCCCATTGCCGGGTGACGGTCAACCGGGAGGGTGTGCTCGCCCCTTTCCTCGATGCTGAGAATAATTTACCCGGCTGGTATGCGCTGGAGCTAATGGCGCAAACCGTCGGCGTCTGGTCCGGTTGGCATCGTCATCAGCGTGGTCAGCAGAGTATTGCGCTGGGCATGGTATTGGGCGCAAGGGAGCTGATTTGTGCGTCGGGTGCGCTGCCTGCCGGTGCGACGCTGGAGATCAAGGTCACTTTGCTGATGCAGGATACGCGGTTTGGCAGTTTTGACTGTGCCATTTATACGGCAGAAGAATTATTGGCATCAGGGCGGGTAAACACCTTCCAGCCGACAGAAGAAGAGTTAACTTCGCTTTTTAATCAGGGAATTACTGTATGA
- a CDS encoding beta-ketoacyl-[acyl-carrier-protein] synthase family protein — MIFISAVGMVNALGNNATEIAANLTRGLAPGMRLREGWLQGHDAIMLGSVDGELPSIPDAFSAHRTRNNQLLLAALAQIQPQIDEAIARYGRDRVAVVLGTSTSGLDEGDRHVQLTTQGQSSPHWRYPQQELGDPSRFLSRWLALEGPAFTFSTACSSSARAIISGRRLIEAGLVDVAIVGGADTLSRMPINGFNSLESLSVTRCQPFARDRCGITIGEAAALMLLTKEPQAIALLGVGESSDAWHISAPHPAGEGAIRAIQQALADAGLQPDDVGYINLHGTATTLNDQIESKVIHDLFGDRVPCSSTKHLTGHTLGAAGITEAALSALILQQDLPLPPQDFSLSPYDAALPACGILDTAQPLVKPVILSNSFAFGGNNASIVLGRQR, encoded by the coding sequence ATGATCTTTATTTCTGCCGTGGGCATGGTGAATGCATTGGGCAATAACGCTACAGAAATTGCGGCGAATCTGACGCGTGGACTGGCACCTGGCATGCGACTGCGCGAAGGCTGGCTGCAAGGGCACGATGCCATTATGTTGGGAAGTGTGGACGGTGAACTACCGTCCATTCCGGATGCATTCTCTGCGCACCGTACCCGCAATAATCAATTGTTGCTGGCCGCGTTAGCGCAAATTCAGCCCCAGATTGATGAGGCGATTGCCCGTTATGGTCGCGATCGTGTCGCGGTGGTGCTGGGTACCAGCACATCGGGGCTGGATGAAGGAGACCGACACGTCCAACTGACTACTCAGGGACAAAGCAGTCCCCACTGGCGTTATCCGCAGCAGGAACTGGGGGATCCGTCGCGCTTTCTTAGCCGCTGGCTGGCGCTGGAAGGACCGGCGTTTACCTTTTCGACTGCATGCTCATCCAGTGCGCGTGCCATTATCAGTGGCCGGCGTCTGATTGAGGCTGGGCTGGTGGATGTGGCGATTGTCGGCGGTGCGGACACGCTCAGTCGTATGCCGATTAACGGTTTTAATAGCCTGGAGTCACTCTCTGTGACGCGCTGTCAGCCGTTTGCGCGTGACCGCTGCGGTATCACGATTGGTGAAGCTGCGGCCCTGATGCTCCTGACCAAAGAGCCTCAAGCGATTGCTTTGCTTGGCGTAGGGGAATCGAGCGATGCCTGGCATATTTCTGCCCCGCATCCTGCAGGCGAGGGTGCCATTCGTGCGATTCAGCAGGCGCTGGCGGATGCAGGACTGCAGCCCGATGATGTTGGCTATATTAATTTGCACGGCACCGCGACCACGTTGAACGATCAAATTGAATCGAAGGTGATCCACGATCTGTTTGGCGATCGTGTGCCCTGTAGCTCCACCAAACACCTGACCGGTCATACGCTGGGGGCCGCGGGCATTACCGAAGCCGCACTGAGTGCCCTAATATTACAGCAGGATCTGCCTCTTCCCCCGCAGGACTTTAGTTTGTCGCCGTACGACGCTGCGCTGCCTGCCTGCGGCATTCTTGACACGGCACAGCCGCTGGTCAAACCGGTCATCCTCTCTAATTCATTTGCCTTTGGGGGCAATAATGCCAGCATTGTGCTGGGGAGGCAGCGATGA
- a CDS encoding beta-ketoacyl-ACP synthase, protein MTRRVVITGMGGVTAFGENWLDVSRRLKAYENAVRRMPEWQQYDGLHTLLGAPIDHFTLPDHYTRKRIRAMGRVSLMSTRATELALEQAGLIDDPILTNGETGIAYGSSTGSTGPVSDFATMLTEKHTNNITATTYVQMMPHTTAVNTGLFFGLRGRVIPTSSACTSGSQAIGYAWEAIRHGYQTVMVAGGAEELCPSEAAVFDTLFATSQRNDAPRTAPAPFDSQRDGLVIGEGAGTLILEELEHARARGATIYGEIVGFATNCDAAHITQPQRETMQVCMEQSLKIAGLRPQDIGYISAHGTATQRGDVAESQATAAIYGDRVPISSLKSYLGHTLGACGALEAWMSLQMMREGWFAPTLNLTNPDEECGALDYIMGEARHIDCEYLQSNNFAFGGINTSIIIKRQL, encoded by the coding sequence ATGACTCGTCGTGTCGTTATTACCGGTATGGGCGGCGTCACCGCGTTTGGTGAAAACTGGCTGGATGTTTCTCGTCGCCTGAAGGCTTATGAAAATGCCGTGCGCAGGATGCCTGAATGGCAGCAATATGATGGTTTGCATACGCTGCTGGGTGCGCCCATCGATCACTTTACGTTGCCGGACCATTACACGCGAAAGCGAATCCGTGCGATGGGGCGGGTGTCGCTGATGTCCACCCGGGCTACCGAGCTGGCACTGGAGCAGGCAGGATTGATCGATGATCCGATATTAACCAACGGGGAAACCGGTATTGCTTACGGTTCGTCAACCGGCAGCACGGGGCCCGTCAGCGATTTCGCCACGATGCTAACCGAAAAGCACACGAATAATATTACCGCGACGACCTATGTGCAGATGATGCCGCACACTACGGCGGTCAATACCGGACTGTTTTTTGGCCTGCGTGGTCGCGTGATCCCAACCTCCAGCGCCTGTACCTCGGGGAGCCAGGCGATTGGTTATGCCTGGGAAGCGATTCGTCATGGTTATCAGACGGTGATGGTGGCTGGCGGCGCTGAAGAGCTCTGCCCTTCAGAAGCGGCGGTGTTCGATACATTGTTTGCGACCAGCCAGCGTAACGATGCACCCCGCACCGCACCTGCACCGTTTGACAGCCAGCGCGATGGTTTGGTCATCGGCGAAGGCGCCGGGACACTGATTCTTGAAGAGCTGGAGCATGCCAGAGCGCGTGGCGCGACCATTTATGGTGAGATCGTGGGGTTTGCCACTAACTGCGATGCGGCACATATCACCCAACCGCAGCGCGAAACCATGCAGGTGTGCATGGAGCAATCCCTGAAGATTGCCGGGTTACGCCCTCAAGATATCGGCTATATTTCCGCACATGGCACCGCTACACAGCGGGGAGATGTGGCTGAAAGCCAGGCAACGGCGGCTATTTATGGCGATCGTGTGCCTATCTCTTCACTGAAAAGCTATCTGGGACATACGCTTGGTGCCTGTGGTGCGCTGGAGGCCTGGATGAGCTTGCAAATGATGCGCGAAGGGTGGTTTGCACCGACGCTGAATTTGACGAACCCTGATGAGGAGTGCGGCGCGCTGGATTATATTATGGGCGAGGCGCGGCACATTGACTGTGAGTATTTACAGAGCAACAATTTTGCTTTTGGCGGCATCAATACCTCTATTATTATCAAGCGCCAGCTGTAA
- a CDS encoding 3-ketoacyl-ACP reductase FabG2, giving the protein MSRSVLVTGASKGIGSAIARQLAADGFVVGVHYHRDEQGAQKTLDAIVNAGGAGRLLTFDVGDRQQCREVLEQDIATHGAWYGVVSNAGITRDAAFPALSDDDWDSVIHTNLDSFYNVIQPCMMPMIGARQGGRIITLSSVSGIMGNRGQVNYSAAKAGIIGATKALAIELAKRKITVNCIAPGLIDTAMIEMEEAALKEAMAMIPMKRMGQAEEVAGLASYLMSDIAGYVTRQVISINGGML; this is encoded by the coding sequence ATGAGTCGTTCAGTTCTGGTCACCGGAGCCAGTAAAGGCATCGGAAGCGCCATCGCCCGCCAGCTTGCCGCTGACGGGTTTGTGGTCGGCGTACACTACCATCGCGATGAGCAGGGCGCCCAGAAAACGCTGGATGCCATCGTCAATGCGGGAGGCGCGGGGCGCCTGCTCACGTTTGATGTGGGCGATCGCCAGCAGTGCCGTGAGGTACTGGAGCAGGATATCGCCACCCACGGTGCATGGTATGGCGTGGTCAGTAACGCGGGAATTACCCGTGACGCCGCGTTTCCTGCACTGAGTGACGATGACTGGGATAGTGTGATTCATACCAATCTCGACAGTTTCTACAACGTGATTCAGCCTTGTATGATGCCGATGATCGGCGCACGTCAGGGCGGACGCATTATCACGCTGTCTTCCGTTTCCGGCATCATGGGCAACCGGGGACAGGTGAACTATAGCGCCGCCAAAGCCGGCATTATCGGGGCGACAAAAGCGCTGGCCATCGAGCTGGCGAAAAGAAAAATCACCGTTAACTGTATCGCACCAGGTCTGATTGATACCGCCATGATTGAGATGGAAGAGGCGGCATTAAAAGAAGCCATGGCGATGATTCCGATGAAGCGCATGGGGCAGGCTGAAGAAGTTGCCGGCCTTGCGAGTTATTTAATGTCTGACATTGCGGGCTATGTGACGCGTCAGGTGATTTCCATCAATGGGGGGATGTTATGA
- the fumA gene encoding class I fumarate hydratase FumA: MSNKPFYYQNPFPLAHEDTEYYLLSRDYVSVSNFDGQEVLKVDPKALTLLAQQAFHDASFMLRPAHQRQVAAILDDPEASENDRYVALQFLRNSEIAAKGILPTCQDTGTAIIMGKKGQRVWTGGGDEAALSQGVYNTYIEDNLRYSQNAALDMYKEVNTGTNLPAQIDLYSVDGDEYKFLCIAKGGGSANKTYLYQETKALLSPGKLKTYLTEKMRTLGTAACPPYHIAFVIGGTSAESTLKTVKLASTHYYDELPTEGNEHGQAFRDVQLEQELLVEAQNLGLGAQFGGKYFAHDIRVIRLPRHGASCPIGMGVSCSADRNIKAKINRDGIWIEKLEENPGQYIPAALRQQGEGEVVQVDLNRPMKEILAQLSQHPVSTRLSLTGTIIVARDIAHAKLKERIDNGEGLPQYIKDHPVYYAGPAKTPEGYASGSLGPTTAGRMDSYVDQLQENGGSMIMLAKGNRSKQVTDACHKHGGFYLGSIGGPAAVLAQQSIKSLECVEYPELGMEAIWKIEVENFPAFILVDDKGNDFFEAIHLNQCARCVK, encoded by the coding sequence ATGTCGAATAAACCTTTTTATTATCAGAATCCCTTTCCTCTCGCCCATGAGGATACCGAATATTACCTGTTGAGTCGGGATTATGTTTCCGTCTCCAACTTCGATGGGCAGGAAGTATTAAAAGTCGATCCTAAAGCGCTGACATTGCTGGCGCAGCAAGCCTTCCACGATGCGTCATTTATGCTACGCCCTGCGCATCAGCGCCAGGTTGCCGCAATACTGGATGATCCTGAGGCCAGTGAAAATGACCGGTACGTTGCCTTACAATTTCTGAGAAACTCGGAAATTGCGGCTAAAGGCATTTTGCCAACCTGTCAGGATACCGGCACCGCCATCATTATGGGCAAAAAAGGCCAGCGAGTCTGGACAGGCGGTGGAGATGAAGCCGCGTTGTCACAGGGTGTTTATAACACCTATATTGAAGACAACCTGCGCTACTCCCAGAACGCCGCGCTGGATATGTATAAAGAAGTGAACACTGGCACCAATTTACCAGCACAAATCGATCTCTACAGCGTAGACGGCGATGAATACAAATTCCTCTGCATCGCCAAAGGCGGTGGTTCGGCCAACAAAACCTATCTCTATCAGGAAACCAAAGCGCTGCTGAGTCCCGGCAAATTAAAAACGTATTTAACGGAAAAAATGCGCACCCTGGGCACCGCAGCCTGCCCACCCTATCATATCGCCTTTGTCATCGGCGGTACCTCGGCAGAAAGCACCCTGAAGACGGTTAAACTGGCCTCAACGCACTATTACGACGAGCTGCCAACAGAAGGTAACGAGCACGGCCAGGCATTCCGCGATGTTCAACTGGAACAGGAACTGCTGGTGGAAGCGCAGAACCTCGGACTGGGCGCGCAATTTGGCGGCAAATACTTTGCGCATGACATCCGAGTGATTCGTTTACCACGTCACGGCGCATCCTGCCCAATCGGCATGGGTGTTTCCTGCTCGGCGGACCGCAATATAAAGGCGAAAATTAACCGCGATGGCATCTGGATTGAAAAACTGGAAGAGAATCCTGGCCAGTACATTCCTGCCGCACTGCGCCAGCAGGGCGAAGGTGAGGTGGTGCAGGTCGACCTGAACCGCCCAATGAAAGAGATTCTCGCCCAGCTGTCACAGCACCCCGTTTCAACGCGTTTATCACTGACCGGTACCATTATTGTGGCGCGCGATATTGCCCATGCGAAGTTAAAAGAGCGTATCGATAACGGTGAAGGCCTGCCGCAATATATTAAGGATCATCCGGTGTATTATGCGGGGCCGGCAAAAACACCAGAGGGTTATGCCTCCGGCTCGCTGGGGCCAACGACCGCAGGACGAATGGATTCCTACGTTGACCAGTTGCAGGAAAACGGCGGCAGTATGATTATGCTGGCCAAAGGCAACCGCAGTAAGCAAGTAACCGATGCATGCCATAAGCACGGTGGCTTCTATCTGGGCAGTATTGGTGGCCCGGCGGCGGTACTGGCACAGCAAAGCATCAAGAGTCTTGAGTGTGTTGAATACCCGGAACTGGGGATGGAAGCGATCTGGAAAATCGAAGTCGAAAACTTCCCGGCCTTTATTTTGGTGGACGATAAAGGCAACGATTTCTTCGAAGCCATCCATCTTAATCAATGCGCGCGCTGTGTGAAATAA
- the dcuR gene encoding two-component system response regulator DcuR, with the protein MINVLVVDDDAMVAELNRCYVGQIPGFTCCGIAATLQQAKDCVLHNQQPIDLILLDVYMQQDNGLDLLPELRHAKRPIDVIVISSAADVTTIKESLHYGVVDYLIKPFQFSRFEEALTGWLQKKSLMDKQQYYQQADLDMLLHSSPATADTQRLPKGLTPQTLRTLCQWIDAHPGAEFSTDELAAAVNISRVSCRKYLIWLAQCQILFTSIHYGVTGRPVYRYRLQAEHTALLKQYCQ; encoded by the coding sequence ATGATCAATGTGTTAGTCGTCGATGATGACGCTATGGTTGCGGAACTCAACCGCTGCTATGTCGGCCAAATCCCTGGATTTACCTGCTGTGGCATCGCCGCTACACTGCAGCAGGCTAAAGACTGCGTTCTGCATAATCAGCAACCGATTGATCTGATCTTGCTGGATGTTTATATGCAACAGGATAACGGATTGGATCTGCTTCCCGAGTTACGTCATGCAAAACGCCCAATCGACGTGATCGTCATTTCATCAGCGGCGGATGTCACAACTATCAAAGAGTCCCTGCATTACGGCGTTGTGGATTATCTGATAAAGCCGTTCCAGTTCTCCCGCTTTGAAGAAGCGCTTACCGGATGGCTACAAAAAAAGTCACTGATGGATAAACAGCAATATTACCAGCAAGCCGATTTGGATATGCTGTTGCACAGCTCTCCGGCCACCGCGGATACTCAGCGGCTCCCTAAGGGATTAACGCCGCAAACATTACGTACGCTTTGCCAGTGGATTGATGCACATCCCGGCGCTGAATTTTCAACGGATGAACTTGCCGCCGCCGTAAATATTTCGCGGGTATCCTGCCGTAAATATCTTATCTGGTTGGCGCAGTGTCAGATCCTTTTTACCTCAATTCATTATGGAGTGACGGGCAGGCCGGTATATCGCTACCGTCTGCAGGCAGAACACACTGCGCTGCTCAAACAGTATTGCCAGTGA
- a CDS encoding SDR family NAD(P)-dependent oxidoreductase, with amino-acid sequence MNKIALVTGANRGLGRNTALAIAHQGGDVIVTYRGNARQAEEVVTEIQALGRKAVALQLDTAKIATFPAFTENLHAKLSEIWQRDTFDHLINNAGHGEFSPFAETTEAQFDGLFDVHVKGVFFLVQALLPLLVNGGKIINFSTGLTRISFPGFSAYSAAKAAVETLSVYMARELGPRGITVNTVAPGAIETDFGGGLVRDNADVNAHFAALTALGRAGLPDDIGPMIACLLRDENRWVTAQRIEVSGGQSI; translated from the coding sequence ATGAATAAAATAGCACTGGTAACCGGAGCCAATCGTGGTCTCGGCCGCAATACGGCTCTTGCTATCGCGCACCAGGGGGGAGACGTTATCGTCACCTACCGGGGAAATGCCCGGCAAGCAGAAGAAGTCGTCACTGAAATTCAGGCTCTGGGACGTAAGGCTGTCGCTCTTCAGCTTGATACCGCAAAAATTGCCACCTTCCCCGCCTTCACAGAAAACTTGCACGCTAAACTGTCTGAAATATGGCAGCGAGATACGTTCGATCACTTGATCAACAATGCAGGCCATGGCGAATTTTCCCCGTTTGCAGAAACGACTGAAGCACAGTTTGACGGTTTATTCGATGTTCATGTCAAAGGGGTATTTTTCCTCGTACAGGCACTTCTACCATTACTGGTAAACGGTGGAAAAATCATCAATTTCTCCACCGGCCTGACGCGTATTTCTTTCCCCGGTTTTTCCGCGTACTCTGCGGCTAAAGCCGCTGTAGAAACGCTCAGTGTGTACATGGCACGAGAACTGGGACCGCGCGGCATTACTGTGAATACCGTCGCGCCAGGCGCGATCGAAACTGATTTTGGTGGTGGGCTGGTGCGAGACAACGCGGATGTTAACGCACATTTTGCCGCATTAACTGCTTTAGGTCGTGCGGGGCTTCCTGACGATATTGGTCCAATGATCGCCTGTTTATTACGTGATGAGAATCGCTGGGTAACAGCACAACGTATTGAAGTTTCAGGCGGGCAATCTATCTAA